A window of the Paenibacillus woosongensis genome harbors these coding sequences:
- a CDS encoding ABC transporter ATP-binding protein has translation MMPILTSAAASDQQNRAAAIAAGVTGLRLKFPGEERFVFKDLTLHVQQGEKVLLLGPSGSGKSTLLQVLSGIIPSLVEVPMRCEERIQPPSWGFVFQDPDTQFCMPYVDEELAFVLENLAVPQNEMQGRMGEVLEAVGLHMPELHVQIDTLSQGMKQRLALASVLLSNPQVLFLDEPSALLDPEGREQIWETVKKISPDRTLIIVEHRIEEIAGFVDRVVLFGPEGQLLGQGTPQEVFSTYQSELKEFGIWYPGVWEHYFLSPEGEALLEPVPQDAQASSGTTLKLLELSRFKGLRHGKPVIKIEQASVSPGDFIAITGPNGAGKSSLLLSLMGLLRSEGTYLLIGEPLDDRAPGRSARKGRWRRNKRDKHVEQAASHIGFVFQNPEFQFVAEQVAEEIAFSLRLEGLTEKLVAERVDDAMLTFGLEGLNHRHPYQLSLGQKRRLSVAGAAVLNKPILLLDEPTFGQDAVNTFAILQVCEKLRRQGTSIIMVTHEEKIADIIATHRWEVREGSVVSQRRTERGERIRRLAQEEGNR, from the coding sequence ATGATGCCTATATTGACATCCGCCGCAGCAAGTGACCAGCAGAACCGGGCAGCGGCTATAGCAGCGGGCGTAACCGGGCTTCGGCTCAAGTTCCCCGGTGAGGAACGCTTCGTTTTTAAAGATCTTACGCTGCATGTACAGCAGGGGGAGAAGGTATTGCTGCTGGGCCCGAGCGGGAGCGGGAAATCTACCCTGCTGCAGGTGCTCTCAGGTATTATACCTTCGCTTGTCGAGGTGCCCATGCGCTGCGAAGAGCGGATACAGCCCCCATCCTGGGGATTCGTGTTTCAAGACCCGGATACCCAATTTTGTATGCCTTATGTGGATGAGGAGCTAGCCTTTGTTCTCGAAAATCTTGCCGTTCCGCAAAACGAGATGCAGGGACGAATGGGGGAGGTGCTCGAGGCGGTCGGCCTTCATATGCCGGAGCTGCATGTCCAAATCGACACATTGTCCCAGGGGATGAAGCAGCGGCTGGCTCTGGCCTCGGTGCTGCTCTCCAATCCCCAGGTGCTCTTTCTAGACGAGCCCTCCGCGCTGCTTGATCCGGAAGGCCGGGAACAGATTTGGGAGACAGTCAAGAAGATCTCCCCCGATCGAACGCTAATTATTGTCGAGCATCGGATTGAGGAAATTGCCGGTTTTGTCGACCGGGTCGTTCTCTTTGGTCCGGAAGGACAGCTGCTCGGACAGGGAACGCCGCAAGAGGTGTTCAGCACGTATCAATCCGAGCTGAAGGAGTTCGGTATTTGGTATCCCGGCGTATGGGAGCATTATTTCTTATCGCCGGAGGGAGAGGCGCTTCTTGAACCAGTTCCTCAGGATGCGCAGGCATCCTCTGGAACGACCTTGAAGCTGCTGGAGCTGTCCCGGTTCAAGGGCCTCAGGCACGGCAAACCGGTCATTAAGATCGAGCAGGCTTCCGTTTCCCCAGGCGACTTCATTGCGATTACCGGGCCAAACGGAGCGGGAAAGAGCTCGCTGCTGCTGAGCCTGATGGGACTGCTTCGCTCGGAAGGAACTTATTTACTAATTGGAGAGCCTTTGGATGACAGGGCGCCCGGCCGGAGCGCAAGGAAGGGCCGCTGGCGCAGGAACAAGCGAGATAAGCATGTAGAGCAGGCTGCATCCCATATCGGCTTTGTGTTCCAGAATCCAGAATTTCAATTCGTTGCTGAGCAGGTGGCAGAGGAAATCGCTTTTTCCTTGCGGCTGGAAGGATTAACGGAGAAGCTCGTAGCGGAGCGGGTCGACGATGCTATGTTGACCTTTGGCCTAGAGGGGCTGAATCACCGCCATCCTTATCAGCTCTCCCTTGGGCAAAAGCGGAGATTAAGCGTGGCTGGCGCTGCGGTGTTGAATAAACCCATTCTGCTGCTGGACGAACCAACCTTCGGCCAGGATGCCGTAAATACCTTTGCGATTCTGCAGGTTTGCGAGAAGCTGCGCCGACAGGGAACCTCGATTATCATGGTAACGCATGAAGAGAAGATTGCGGATATCATTGCAACCCATCGTTGGGAGGTCCGGGAAGGATCAGTCGTGTCCCAGCGGAGGACGGAGCGGGGAGAGCGGATAAGGCGCCTTGCACAGGAAGAGGGAAACCGATGA
- a CDS encoding energy-coupling factor transporter transmembrane component T family protein, whose amino-acid sequence MKQFLTPRRTTWLHRANPAAKLGMIVLLFLLTLFTHSLDFIAYQAITVFLVLFLMSGHPPWKIMLLLLPLLLVFVSSSITMILFGKGDTLWWKWGIIRISEESFYRGIHIGFKSVTFAAEGLLYVLTTSSVALFYALMQKVKLAPKYAYSFMASVRLLPMVWEEFLIRRSALQIRGVRHSRGVRGWIEQAKLYAVPLLSQSIRRAHRVAVAMESKSFHNSRRRTYYYTSEFTLYDLGLLLLLASAVAAAYSLANIHPLFGISDVRY is encoded by the coding sequence ATGAAACAATTTCTAACGCCTAGGCGAACAACCTGGCTGCACCGTGCTAATCCTGCCGCCAAGCTGGGGATGATCGTGCTGCTGTTTCTATTGACCTTATTTACGCATAGCTTGGATTTTATTGCTTATCAGGCCATAACTGTCTTTCTCGTTCTATTTCTGATGAGCGGGCATCCTCCATGGAAAATCATGCTGCTGCTTCTCCCTCTGCTGCTCGTATTTGTATCCTCCTCCATTACGATGATCCTCTTTGGCAAAGGGGATACGCTTTGGTGGAAATGGGGAATCATCCGCATATCAGAGGAAAGCTTCTATCGGGGAATTCATATCGGCTTCAAATCGGTTACTTTTGCCGCTGAGGGTTTGCTGTATGTACTAACGACCTCTTCGGTCGCCTTGTTTTATGCCCTGATGCAGAAAGTTAAGCTTGCACCGAAATACGCCTACAGCTTCATGGCCTCGGTCCGGCTGCTGCCGATGGTATGGGAGGAGTTCCTGATCCGGCGCAGCGCTCTGCAGATTCGCGGGGTACGGCATAGCCGCGGCGTCCGCGGCTGGATCGAGCAAGCCAAGCTGTATGCTGTGCCGCTGTTATCGCAAAGCATTCGCCGGGCTCACCGCGTAGCGGTAGCTATGGAATCCAAGTCGTTCCACAATAGCCGGCGCAGAACCTATTATTATACCTCTGAATTTACGTTATACGATCTGGGGCTGCTGCTTTTGCTGGCCTCCGCAGTCGCAGCGGCTTACAGTCTGGCGAATATACATCCTTTGTTTGGAATTTCGGATGTACGATACTGA
- a CDS encoding YheC/YheD family protein: MGQDRVGILLNSSMYRGIPQRKTGQESIANYEEAARANGFIPCFLRLGDIDTGSNRSVAYVQDGYDYVKKTIPTPRVIHNRALYKDAGSHRKINSLISQGVCIFNVNNRYGKNVIHRILQEDPRLSEYLPETAEASPASLRRMMAKYDDLVLKPVRGSVGYGIMRIRRDDATWKLMYPGKTKRGWITDRIAKENVPAWLHRRFVQTPYLIQQRIPLAEYDARPLDLRVTVQRGAFGTWGITGMFVKIAPMNSFLSNLGKGGQPYPVEVLAQCLPPKTVPDILYHVEYVSLTIAKHLSSRLPLLADIGIDIGLTEKGQLYFIECNGRDQRYGFRKAGLTGIWKDTYQRPMDFARYLYDRDKIQD, translated from the coding sequence ATGGGGCAAGACCGTGTCGGTATTCTGCTAAACTCCAGCATGTACCGGGGAATTCCCCAGCGTAAAACCGGCCAGGAATCAATAGCTAATTATGAAGAGGCGGCGCGGGCAAACGGATTCATTCCTTGCTTTCTGAGATTAGGGGATATCGATACCGGATCAAACAGAAGTGTTGCGTACGTACAGGATGGCTACGATTATGTCAAAAAGACGATCCCTACGCCGAGGGTCATTCATAACCGTGCTCTCTACAAGGATGCAGGCTCGCACCGTAAAATCAACTCCCTTATATCGCAAGGGGTTTGCATCTTTAACGTAAACAACCGTTATGGAAAAAACGTCATCCACCGTATCTTGCAGGAGGACCCTCGTCTATCGGAATATCTTCCGGAAACCGCAGAAGCTTCTCCCGCTTCTCTGCGAAGAATGATGGCGAAATACGATGATCTTGTGCTGAAGCCTGTACGCGGTTCGGTCGGCTACGGAATTATGAGAATCCGGCGGGACGATGCGACCTGGAAGTTAATGTACCCTGGCAAAACAAAGAGAGGATGGATCACGGACAGAATCGCCAAAGAGAATGTTCCGGCATGGCTTCATCGCAGGTTCGTCCAAACCCCCTATCTCATACAGCAGCGCATTCCGCTTGCTGAATACGATGCCAGGCCGCTAGACCTGCGCGTTACCGTTCAGCGCGGCGCCTTCGGCACATGGGGCATCACTGGGATGTTCGTCAAGATCGCTCCCATGAACAGCTTTCTCTCTAACCTTGGCAAAGGGGGACAGCCATATCCCGTAGAAGTGCTGGCGCAATGTCTTCCCCCAAAAACGGTACCGGATATCCTTTACCATGTAGAATATGTATCGCTCACCATAGCGAAGCATTTATCCTCACGCCTCCCTCTGCTCGCAGACATCGGGATCGACATTGGCTTGACTGAGAAAGGGCAGCTCTATTTCATCGAATGCAATGGCAGAGATCAGCGTTACGGTTTCAGAAAGGCCGGATTGACAGGCATTTGGAAAGATACGTATCAGCGGCCTATGGATTTCGCGAGATATTTATATGACCGAGATAAAATTCAAGACTGA
- a CDS encoding glycosyltransferase family 4 protein, producing MSRLKVAVITPGTFMIPSGHSSSVERVIEKVASLAASELDIRIFGLSDGQIQSPGSPASIPCFRMPGGRLYLTSLLSHLRKWHPDRIDVHNRPLLAYQLKSRLPMAKVFLTFHSTTYFSASYQSAAGMRCLLDKVDRIIVNSEFLQQELRRRFPALQTPVSVNPLGVSLEDFTPRWTSPGEYLRQARLADLGWRQRKIILFIGRLLPSKGVHHLLKALPAILQQEKDAMLVIVGGAYYGINRESQYVRRLKRMAESLGDRVAFLPYAPYPSVADWYNLADLVVVPSGEEEAFGLVNVEAMASAVPIVASRAGGIPEVVIDGESGMLLPPASIPKDLAKGIVAMLGSEEMRKKMGRAGRELARRRFRWQHTSARWVRLMKGQKASR from the coding sequence ATGAGCAGACTAAAAGTAGCGGTCATTACGCCAGGAACCTTTATGATTCCATCAGGACATAGCAGCTCCGTCGAACGGGTAATCGAGAAGGTGGCTTCATTGGCTGCAAGCGAACTGGATATTCGAATATTCGGCTTATCGGACGGTCAGATCCAAAGCCCGGGGAGCCCGGCATCTATCCCTTGCTTTCGCATGCCTGGCGGCAGGTTATATTTAACTTCGCTGCTGAGCCACTTGAGAAAGTGGCATCCTGACCGGATCGATGTTCATAATCGCCCATTGCTTGCTTATCAATTGAAGAGCAGGCTGCCGATGGCCAAGGTATTCCTGACCTTTCATTCAACAACTTATTTTTCTGCCTCCTATCAGTCGGCTGCAGGGATGCGCTGTTTATTGGATAAGGTGGATCGAATCATCGTGAACAGCGAATTTTTGCAGCAGGAGCTTCGTCGGCGTTTTCCAGCGCTTCAGACGCCGGTTTCCGTTAATCCACTGGGGGTAAGTCTCGAAGATTTCACGCCGCGATGGACCTCGCCCGGTGAATACTTAAGACAGGCCAGGCTTGCGGATTTGGGGTGGAGGCAACGTAAAATTATTCTGTTCATCGGCCGCTTGCTGCCTTCCAAGGGAGTTCATCATTTGCTGAAGGCTCTGCCTGCAATTTTGCAGCAAGAGAAGGATGCGATGCTCGTTATTGTAGGCGGCGCATATTACGGAATCAACCGGGAGAGTCAGTATGTCAGGCGACTGAAAAGAATGGCGGAGTCGCTTGGGGATAGAGTGGCGTTTCTTCCGTATGCACCTTATCCAAGCGTTGCCGATTGGTATAACTTGGCCGATCTTGTGGTCGTTCCGTCCGGGGAAGAAGAGGCCTTCGGTTTGGTCAACGTTGAGGCGATGGCTTCGGCGGTTCCTATCGTGGCCAGCCGGGCTGGAGGCATCCCCGAAGTCGTCATTGATGGAGAATCTGGCATGCTCCTTCCGCCGGCTTCGATACCCAAGGATCTGGCGAAGGGCATTGTTGCTATGCTTGGCAGCGAAGAGATGCGCAAGAAGATGGGGCGGGCAGGCCGGGAGCTGGCGCGCCGCAGGTTTCGTTGGCAGCATACTTCGGCCCGTTGGGTCCGCTTGATGAAAGGCCAGAAGGCAAGCAGGTAG
- a CDS encoding glycosyltransferase family 2 protein: MLRKRKLARRSARQIPYYKRPNWRVTNHPNPAVSIIVPAMNERSTLKGVLYEARRVHPRSEVIVVANGSTDGTETLARRCGARVIAAAEPLGHDVGRRVGAEAARGQILLFIDADMVIPARELRPFIKAVHEGVDVALNDYSGLMAGREVHPVVLAKFSLNAMLGRSDLKGASLTAVPHAMSRKAIEAIGYSALEVPPLALAIAVLRGCKVKAVHAIQVGRINPVKYKNRRADPLISLIARDHLEAVHRLILEQGPRGGYGDLGRRRDKVR; the protein is encoded by the coding sequence ATGCTTAGGAAACGCAAGCTGGCACGCCGCTCAGCGCGGCAGATCCCATACTACAAACGGCCCAATTGGCGCGTGACAAATCATCCAAACCCAGCAGTGTCTATCATTGTTCCAGCGATGAACGAGAGAAGTACATTAAAGGGCGTTCTCTATGAAGCTCGCAGGGTTCATCCTCGCAGCGAAGTCATCGTCGTGGCTAACGGATCGACGGATGGAACAGAAACCTTGGCCAGGAGATGCGGCGCCCGCGTCATCGCGGCTGCGGAGCCGCTCGGACATGATGTTGGACGCCGTGTCGGCGCTGAGGCTGCAAGAGGACAAATATTATTATTTATTGACGCTGATATGGTTATTCCTGCTAGGGAGCTTCGGCCCTTCATTAAGGCGGTACACGAGGGAGTGGACGTGGCTTTGAACGATTACTCGGGGCTCATGGCAGGCCGGGAAGTTCATCCCGTCGTGTTGGCTAAATTTTCGCTGAATGCCATGCTGGGCCGATCCGATTTGAAAGGAGCTTCCCTGACGGCGGTTCCTCATGCCATGAGTCGCAAGGCGATCGAAGCCATTGGGTATAGCGCGCTGGAGGTGCCGCCGCTGGCCCTGGCAATTGCGGTGCTTCGAGGATGCAAAGTAAAAGCCGTGCACGCCATTCAAGTCGGCAGAATAAATCCGGTTAAATACAAAAACAGGAGAGCTGATCCGCTAATCAGCCTGATCGCTAGAGATCATTTGGAAGCCGTGCATCGACTCATTCTAGAACAAGGCCCGCGTGGGGGATATGGGGACCTCGGACGCAGGCGAGACAAGGTGAGGTGA
- a CDS encoding glycosyltransferase family 2 protein — translation MKSRMRWEELEEKAYCAGNAAAVSQMENPHSYEHMQTSYKEWYGEKCNKTLPWRSVLAISNAYRRGYNRIAKQTVHGIPLPLYGKASAVVSACNEGSTIAAVIAELLRLPIQEIIVVLNGCKDGSFRSIESNERVTVVSYPERLGHDVARAIGASLASGDTVLFADGDIVLAAEDFAPFLVEAENGIDVVLNDISPYLPPFSKQDAVTHSKMFLNYMLGRPDLKANSLTAVPHALSRRALASLGTTALIVPPKAQALAIAQGLKIRAPRPVDVVRNNRLRSGNVGNGNEVSRLILGDHIEAFEAVMRLQGRRLNMTRLPRSELARKRNGR, via the coding sequence ATGAAATCCAGAATGAGATGGGAAGAGCTTGAGGAGAAGGCTTATTGTGCCGGTAATGCCGCGGCTGTATCGCAGATGGAAAACCCGCACTCGTATGAGCATATGCAGACTTCCTATAAGGAATGGTATGGGGAAAAATGCAATAAAACACTGCCTTGGCGAAGCGTGCTGGCCATTTCGAATGCTTACCGCCGCGGGTACAACAGGATTGCAAAGCAGACGGTACATGGAATTCCGTTGCCGCTGTATGGGAAGGCGTCAGCGGTTGTTTCTGCCTGCAATGAGGGGAGCACGATTGCAGCCGTTATAGCTGAATTGCTTCGGCTGCCCATTCAGGAAATTATCGTCGTACTGAACGGGTGCAAGGATGGCAGCTTTCGTTCAATCGAAAGCAATGAGCGAGTAACGGTAGTAAGCTACCCTGAGAGGCTGGGGCATGATGTGGCCCGCGCTATAGGAGCCTCGCTTGCTAGCGGCGATACCGTGTTGTTCGCGGACGGCGACATTGTCCTTGCTGCTGAGGACTTTGCTCCATTTCTAGTGGAAGCCGAAAATGGGATTGATGTGGTTCTGAATGACATTTCCCCCTACTTGCCGCCATTCTCCAAACAGGATGCTGTGACCCACAGCAAGATGTTTCTTAACTATATGCTGGGGCGCCCCGATTTGAAGGCAAATTCCTTGACCGCTGTTCCCCATGCTTTGTCCCGGCGGGCCCTGGCTTCTCTTGGAACCACAGCGCTAATCGTGCCGCCGAAGGCACAGGCGCTGGCGATCGCGCAGGGATTGAAGATCCGGGCTCCACGCCCGGTGGATGTGGTGAGAAACAACCGGCTGCGCAGCGGAAATGTCGGCAACGGAAATGAAGTATCCCGGCTGATCCTTGGCGATCATATCGAAGCGTTTGAAGCAGTAATGCGCCTGCAGGGGCGCAGACTGAATATGACAAGGCTGCCGCGCAGCGAGCTGGCTAGAAAGAGGAATGGCAGATGA
- a CDS encoding glycosyltransferase family 2 protein — MSEEKLTSIIIPTHNGLPLLASCIESIRRHTEVPYEIIVVDNGSTDGTKEYCIQEGLTFIALPTNEGFPAACNRGLAIASGDQLLLLNNDVIVTPQWLSNMLLALYSAEDVGIVGPVTNYASGRQQVDVVWDTQEEFMQIACRHNRSNPAKWLEAQRIVGLCFLFKRKLWEIVGPFDERFSPGHYEDDDYCYRARQHGFRLIISGDTLVYHIGSASFASANPGGWNDLIESNRQKFIDKWGIDPWIYL; from the coding sequence ATGAGCGAGGAGAAGCTGACCAGCATCATTATCCCGACTCATAACGGATTGCCTTTGCTGGCCTCCTGCATCGAATCGATCCGCCGGCATACCGAAGTTCCGTATGAAATTATCGTCGTCGACAACGGATCTACGGATGGGACGAAGGAATATTGCATTCAAGAAGGTCTTACATTTATAGCGCTGCCTACAAACGAAGGATTTCCGGCCGCATGCAATAGAGGGCTAGCCATCGCTTCCGGCGACCAACTGCTGCTTCTGAATAACGATGTCATCGTCACGCCGCAATGGCTGTCCAACATGCTTCTTGCGCTTTACAGTGCGGAAGACGTAGGAATCGTGGGGCCGGTTACGAACTATGCGAGCGGACGCCAGCAAGTGGATGTTGTATGGGATACACAGGAAGAGTTCATGCAAATCGCATGCAGGCATAACCGCTCAAATCCGGCCAAGTGGCTCGAAGCCCAGCGTATTGTCGGCCTGTGCTTCTTATTCAAACGAAAGTTGTGGGAAATCGTCGGACCGTTCGATGAGCGATTCTCGCCAGGGCATTACGAGGATGATGATTACTGCTACCGTGCCCGTCAGCATGGCTTTCGGCTGATTATCAGCGGGGATACACTCGTATATCATATTGGAAGCGCCAGCTTTGCGTCAGCAAATCCAGGCGGCTGGAACGACTTGATCGAGAGCAATCGTCAGAAATTTATCGATAAGTGGGGGATCGACCCATGGATATACCTTTGA
- a CDS encoding sugar phosphate nucleotidyltransferase, whose amino-acid sequence MKGVILAGGTGTRLHPLTRIVNKHLLPVGSYPMISYGIERFRQAGIKDILLVIGKQSAGLYTNYLGSGESLGVNLTYRIQETAGGIAEALNLAHSFIGPGEKFVVLLADNLFLDDLTPYVQSFVKQGYGSARVLLKPVDDPRRYGVPVFDQSRPELISYIEEKPAKPKSNYSVTGIYMYDDVVFDRIHAISRSARGELEITDVNNLYARDGKLEYDILQLWWGDAGTFESLLEAGVRMRGVLP is encoded by the coding sequence ATGAAAGGTGTCATTTTGGCGGGGGGAACGGGAACCCGTCTTCACCCGTTGACTCGAATCGTAAATAAACATCTTCTTCCGGTCGGGAGCTATCCGATGATTAGCTATGGCATTGAACGGTTCCGGCAAGCAGGGATCAAGGATATTCTTCTTGTGATCGGCAAGCAATCAGCAGGACTGTATACCAATTATTTGGGTAGCGGGGAGAGCCTGGGGGTAAACCTGACATATCGCATACAGGAAACCGCTGGCGGCATTGCCGAGGCCCTAAATTTGGCTCATAGTTTTATTGGGCCCGGAGAGAAATTCGTTGTGCTCTTGGCGGATAATTTATTTTTGGATGATTTGACGCCTTACGTACAGAGTTTTGTGAAGCAGGGCTACGGAAGTGCGAGAGTGCTGCTTAAACCGGTTGATGATCCCAGGAGGTATGGGGTTCCGGTGTTTGACCAGTCACGTCCCGAATTAATTTCTTACATTGAAGAGAAGCCGGCGAAACCGAAATCCAACTATTCCGTGACGGGAATCTACATGTATGATGATGTGGTCTTTGATCGAATTCATGCAATCAGCCGTTCTGCCCGGGGCGAGCTGGAAATTACCGATGTGAACAATTTATACGCTAGAGATGGGAAGCTGGAATACGATATTCTCCAATTATGGTGGGGAGATGCAGGAACGTTCGAATCATTGCTGGAGGCTGGGGTGCGAATGAGGGGGGTGCTTCCTTAA
- a CDS encoding GT-D fold domain-containing glycosyltransferase, giving the protein MHSRRARRRRRNWNRARRRTRTGKRTPSRNRSSIANGRLPVESSFAPSSDPLEEDIAISGKAAGCSYDEGYRQGYYEGGEAKVERQLPPYTLLPDLTIDDVIALGIQQVTASLVPVMSPTAVCAAVIRALEQRQPLSVIRLGDGEVLTLAHDMIISVEEAKLLGPFLPYAGVTLPDTAARRSLAESIRQANIVGIPVSRHPSFQGLLFPALNQHGISHRMLRMTSSTVNYALHEQGLLSRMLSGRQLLLIGNKAAGLADVLGSHGLEVTGIITPVKGVHDVQRIIEQAASIEFDLALVAAGVAAVMICTAIAQELGKVSFDIGHLADRLVSGGTFLLPGVEVNG; this is encoded by the coding sequence ATGCACAGCAGACGGGCAAGGCGCCGAAGGCGTAATTGGAACAGGGCAAGACGCCGCACAAGGACGGGGAAGCGAACGCCGTCACGGAACCGGTCGAGCATAGCAAATGGACGGCTTCCCGTGGAATCCTCTTTTGCGCCTTCGTCCGATCCTCTCGAAGAGGATATAGCTATATCAGGGAAGGCCGCAGGCTGCAGCTATGACGAAGGTTACCGGCAAGGTTATTATGAGGGTGGTGAAGCCAAGGTTGAACGTCAGCTCCCTCCTTACACCTTGCTGCCGGATCTTACTATAGATGACGTAATTGCCTTGGGGATTCAGCAAGTAACAGCGTCGCTCGTTCCAGTCATGTCTCCCACGGCAGTATGTGCGGCAGTCATTCGTGCTCTGGAACAGCGGCAGCCGTTATCAGTCATACGTCTCGGCGACGGGGAAGTCCTCACCTTGGCACATGATATGATCATTTCCGTGGAAGAGGCCAAGCTTTTGGGGCCATTCCTTCCCTACGCGGGAGTAACACTTCCTGATACGGCTGCCCGCCGCTCATTGGCGGAATCCATCCGCCAAGCGAATATCGTTGGAATTCCCGTCTCTCGTCATCCTTCGTTCCAAGGTTTGTTATTTCCGGCCTTGAATCAGCACGGCATATCCCACCGTATGCTGAGAATGACTTCCTCTACGGTGAACTATGCCTTGCATGAACAAGGATTGCTATCTCGAATGCTTTCCGGGCGGCAGCTGCTTCTTATCGGAAATAAGGCGGCCGGATTAGCGGACGTGCTAGGCAGCCACGGTTTGGAAGTTACCGGAATCATCACTCCGGTTAAGGGAGTGCATGACGTGCAGCGGATTATAGAACAAGCCGCTTCGATTGAATTTGATCTTGCCTTGGTAGCAGCCGGGGTAGCCGCTGTTATGATTTGCACGGCCATCGCTCAAGAATTAGGCAAGGTGTCATTTGACATAGGGCATTTAGCAGATCGGCTGGTGAGCGGGGGGACCTTTTTGCTGCCGGGAGTGGAGGTGAACGGATGA
- a CDS encoding glycosyltransferase family 2 protein yields MSRGRYLPLRRAVQKERAEAISRSKRKSAVEYRAGFQAGYRLGVEEGQRTFAIPFEGTSIVIPTYNQKELLLQCIDSIEAHTEQPYEIIVVDDGSSDGTTEALQRRRGAIRVGSHRKNLGFASAVNTGLMMAKGQKIVLLNNDVIVSERWLKQMLAVLESNPNAAIGPVTNYIGGEQQIDTDYVSRSEMESFAANYNVADRSKWRETDRLVGFCVLFRRELFEEVGYFDEGFEIGNFEDDDWMLRLRLQGKHLIIAGDTFVHHIGSVTMKGLGEDRYLVVNHRNESLFHEKWGKPFELLQRLNTQKGRLCHRKSSDFFPTHVWVEGAGRLFWLEHGVKYPFIDVPSGNMPNKPTRLSVIDLVQIPTGTRYSRGKSAYQEKGFVREGAVVRCGNGYLYQVDQGRLREIASDYACGQWGLSIEPDPISPEELRKFEEGVPILPPPRLKSEDL; encoded by the coding sequence ATGAGCCGAGGAAGGTATCTGCCTCTGCGCCGGGCTGTGCAGAAGGAACGGGCAGAGGCGATTAGCCGCTCAAAGCGGAAATCTGCTGTGGAGTATCGGGCCGGATTTCAGGCCGGTTACCGGCTTGGGGTAGAGGAGGGGCAGCGCACTTTTGCCATTCCTTTTGAAGGCACGAGCATTGTTATTCCTACTTATAATCAAAAAGAACTGCTTCTGCAGTGCATAGACAGTATCGAAGCTCATACAGAGCAGCCCTATGAAATTATCGTCGTTGACGATGGCTCTTCAGATGGAACAACTGAGGCGCTGCAGAGGCGAAGGGGCGCGATTCGCGTCGGCAGCCATCGCAAGAACTTAGGATTTGCTAGCGCTGTAAATACTGGATTGATGATGGCCAAGGGGCAAAAGATCGTGCTGTTAAATAACGATGTTATCGTGTCTGAACGCTGGCTTAAGCAAATGCTCGCCGTACTGGAGAGCAATCCGAATGCGGCGATCGGTCCGGTTACGAATTATATCGGCGGCGAGCAGCAGATAGATACTGATTATGTCAGCCGATCGGAAATGGAATCTTTCGCGGCGAATTACAATGTGGCGGACAGATCCAAATGGCGGGAGACCGATCGGCTTGTAGGCTTTTGTGTATTGTTTCGACGTGAGCTATTTGAAGAGGTTGGCTATTTCGATGAGGGATTTGAGATTGGCAACTTTGAGGATGATGACTGGATGCTGCGCCTGCGGCTGCAGGGCAAGCATTTAATTATTGCCGGGGATACATTCGTCCATCATATCGGAAGCGTGACCATGAAGGGGCTCGGCGAAGATCGATATTTAGTCGTGAATCACAGGAATGAGAGCCTCTTCCATGAAAAATGGGGAAAACCCTTTGAACTTCTTCAACGTTTGAATACCCAAAAGGGCAGGCTCTGCCATCGTAAATCCAGTGATTTTTTTCCGACGCATGTCTGGGTGGAAGGGGCTGGGAGGCTATTTTGGCTGGAGCACGGTGTTAAATACCCGTTCATTGATGTGCCGTCCGGTAACATGCCGAATAAGCCGACTAGGCTATCGGTCATTGATTTGGTACAAATTCCTACGGGAACCCGGTATTCAAGGGGGAAATCCGCTTATCAGGAAAAAGGATTTGTGCGGGAGGGGGCGGTAGTTCGGTGCGGGAACGGTTATTTATATCAAGTCGATCAAGGCCGCCTGCGAGAAATTGCTTCGGATTATGCTTGCGGCCAATGGGGTCTATCTATCGAGCCGGATCCTATTTCACCAGAGGAGTTGAGAAAGTTCGAGGAGGGCGTGCCGATCCTGCCGCCTCCCCGATTGAAGTCGGAGGATCTATAA